A window of the Campylobacter massiliensis genome harbors these coding sequences:
- the murD gene encoding UDP-N-acetylmuramoyl-L-alanine--D-glutamate ligase: MRKSLFGYGGTTRAIAKNFGKEGSWDIYDDKFSEISSDEWDNTLLPPNLFVPEKSSLEIPSPGFPPSHELVKKAQNLISEYDYFYKIYGTKMPFTVWISGTNGKTTTTKMAQHLLERYGSVMGGNVGVPLADLDVNAKIWVLETSSFTMHYTNAATPGIYALLPITPDHLSWHGDFAEYERAKLKPLAMMGENTVAILPKIYAGTPTKAKVISYENEADLARFCGVNLNDIAFKTPFLTDALLALAIQKILLDRCDARLLNDFIIEGNKLEEFRDARGRTWVNDTKATNIDASIQAVKRYEGKFLHLILGGDDKGVDMRPLFEALRGAKAQIYAIGSNTDMLMNLAGEFKIPAVKCELLNVAVGEIDKRFKFDGAAKASANSENLDEIALLSPAAASLDQFSSYVERGDEFKKAILNLQI; the protein is encoded by the coding sequence ATGAGAAAATCGCTATTTGGCTACGGCGGCACGACGCGCGCGATCGCGAAAAACTTCGGCAAAGAGGGCAGCTGGGACATCTACGACGATAAATTTAGCGAGATCTCGAGCGACGAATGGGACAACACTCTACTGCCGCCAAACCTTTTCGTGCCAGAAAAAAGCAGCCTAGAGATCCCGAGCCCCGGCTTTCCGCCAAGCCACGAGCTGGTTAAAAAAGCGCAAAATCTCATCAGCGAGTACGACTATTTTTACAAAATTTACGGCACCAAAATGCCCTTTACCGTCTGGATCAGCGGCACGAACGGCAAAACCACGACGACGAAGATGGCACAGCACCTGCTGGAGCGCTACGGCTCGGTAATGGGCGGCAACGTCGGGGTTCCGCTCGCAGACCTTGACGTAAACGCCAAAATTTGGGTGCTAGAGACCAGTTCCTTTACGATGCACTACACGAACGCCGCGACGCCCGGCATATACGCGCTTTTGCCTATCACGCCCGATCACCTCAGCTGGCACGGCGACTTTGCCGAGTATGAGCGCGCCAAGCTAAAACCGCTAGCTATGATGGGCGAAAACACGGTCGCGATCCTACCCAAAATTTACGCCGGGACGCCGACTAAAGCGAAGGTGATAAGCTACGAAAACGAGGCGGATTTGGCCCGGTTTTGCGGCGTAAATCTAAACGATATCGCCTTTAAAACTCCATTTTTAACGGACGCTCTTTTGGCGCTTGCTATCCAGAAAATTTTGCTCGATAGGTGCGACGCACGGCTACTAAACGACTTTATCATCGAGGGCAACAAGCTCGAGGAGTTTCGCGACGCGCGCGGACGCACGTGGGTCAACGACACGAAGGCGACCAACATCGATGCGAGCATCCAAGCCGTAAAGCGATATGAGGGCAAATTTTTGCATTTGATTTTAGGCGGCGACGATAAGGGCGTAGATATGCGGCCGCTTTTTGAAGCCTTGCGCGGCGCTAAGGCGCAAATTTACGCTATCGGCTCAAATACGGACATGCTAATGAATCTTGCGGGCGAGTTTAAAATCCCGGCCGTAAAATGCGAGCTTTTAAACGTCGCAGTCGGCGAGATAGATAAACGTTTTAAATTTGACGGAGCTGCTAAGGCTAGCGCAAACAGCGAAAATTTGGACGAGATAGCGCTCTTAAGCCCTGCTGCGGCGAGCCTAGATCAGTTTAGTAGCTACGTAGAGCGGGGTGATGAATTTAAAAAAGCGATCTTAAATTTACAAATTTGA